A genomic window from Winogradskyella sp. J14-2 includes:
- the pepT gene encoding peptidase T encodes MQHIIDRFISYVTIDTESDPNSTTTPSTKKQWDLANKLVEELKAIGMSDVSIDDNAYIMATLPSNIDHDVPTIGFISHFDTSPDFTGANVKPQIVENYDGKDIILNAEENIILSPDYFEDLLLYKGQTLITTDGTTLLGADDKAGITEIVTAMEYLINHPEIKHGEIKVGFTPDEEIGRGAHKFDVEKFEADWAYTMDGSQIGELEYENFNAASAKIKVKGKIVHPGYAKGKMVNAMYYATEFINALPRLETPEHTEGYEGFFHLHNIDGKVEETLLQYIIRDHDKDKFEARKALMEKIVFDLNTKFEAEIFEIEIKDQYYNMKEKVELVKHIVDIAEEAMISLGIKPLIKPIRGGTDGSQLSYMGLPCPNIFAGGHNFHGRYEYVPVESMQKAVEVICKIAELTAIKN; translated from the coding sequence ATGCAGCATATTATAGATCGTTTTATAAGCTATGTAACTATAGACACAGAGTCAGATCCAAACTCTACCACTACTCCAAGTACCAAAAAACAATGGGATTTAGCTAATAAATTGGTTGAAGAACTAAAAGCTATTGGTATGAGCGATGTAAGTATAGACGATAACGCCTACATAATGGCAACTTTACCTAGTAACATAGATCATGATGTGCCTACTATTGGCTTTATATCGCATTTTGATACTTCACCAGATTTTACAGGAGCTAATGTTAAGCCACAAATTGTTGAAAATTACGATGGTAAGGATATTATTTTAAATGCTGAAGAAAACATCATTCTATCGCCTGATTATTTTGAAGATCTATTGCTTTACAAAGGCCAAACTCTAATAACAACTGATGGCACAACGCTTTTAGGCGCTGATGATAAAGCAGGAATTACAGAAATTGTAACAGCGATGGAGTATCTTATTAATCATCCTGAAATAAAACACGGAGAGATTAAAGTAGGTTTTACACCAGATGAAGAAATAGGGAGAGGTGCACATAAATTTGATGTTGAAAAATTTGAAGCTGATTGGGCCTATACCATGGATGGTAGTCAAATAGGTGAATTAGAGTACGAAAATTTTAATGCTGCATCTGCAAAGATAAAAGTAAAAGGAAAGATTGTACATCCTGGTTATGCCAAAGGCAAGATGGTAAATGCCATGTACTATGCTACCGAGTTTATTAATGCTTTACCAAGACTAGAAACACCAGAACATACTGAAGGTTACGAAGGCTTTTTCCATTTGCATAACATAGATGGTAAAGTTGAAGAAACATTACTTCAATACATTATCAGAGATCATGATAAAGATAAATTCGAAGCTCGCAAAGCTCTCATGGAAAAAATTGTGTTTGACTTAAATACTAAGTTCGAAGCCGAGATCTTCGAAATAGAAATCAAAGATCAATATTATAATATGAAAGAAAAGGTAGAACTTGTAAAACATATTGTAGATATTGCTGAGGAAGCCATGATTTCTTTGGGTATAAAACCATTGATAAAACCTATTAGAGGTGGTACTGATGGTTCGCAGTTGTCTTACATGGGTTTACCATGTCCTAACATTTTTGCTGGTGGCCATAACTTTCATGGGCGCTATGAGTATGTCCCAGTAGAAAGTATGCAAAAAGCTGTAGAAGTTATATGTAAGATTGCTGAACTTACTGCTATAAAAAATTAA
- a CDS encoding archaeosortase/exosortase family protein, whose amino-acid sequence MIKLKTLLSDIPTPIRLFLGKALLFFVVWKIVYIGFLLESKVLDHALTTHIGDACVEILNNWTSMSGFRAVREAKTSIYEGESTTEIASLILHNDRRVLYIADLCNGLELIALYIGFIVCIPSSFWRKVRYIIIGVIILDLVNIARCIGLIYLQEYYEYYFDIAHKYIFNVTVYSVTFLLWVIYTRKIHLNNETLQIR is encoded by the coding sequence GTGATAAAGCTTAAGACATTATTAAGCGACATTCCAACACCAATAAGGCTTTTTTTAGGAAAAGCCTTATTGTTTTTTGTTGTATGGAAGATCGTATATATAGGTTTTTTGTTGGAATCCAAGGTTTTAGACCATGCGCTTACAACACATATAGGCGATGCATGTGTTGAGATATTAAATAATTGGACTTCTATGTCTGGTTTTAGAGCTGTTAGAGAAGCAAAGACTTCTATTTATGAAGGCGAGTCTACAACAGAAATTGCTTCACTCATATTACATAACGATAGAAGAGTTTTATATATCGCGGACCTTTGTAATGGCTTAGAATTAATTGCATTGTACATTGGCTTTATTGTATGTATACCTTCTTCATTTTGGCGAAAAGTTAGATATATAATTATAGGTGTAATTATACTCGATTTAGTGAATATAGCTAGGTGTATAGGCCTAATTTATTTACAAGAGTACTATGAGTATTATTTTGATATTGCCCATAAATACATATTTAATGTTACTGTATATTCGGTTACCTTTTTATTATGGGTAATCTATACCAGAAAAATCCATTTAAATAATGAAACTTTACAAATCAGATAA
- a CDS encoding universal stress protein — MKKIIIPVDFSQHSEYALETGAMLAKQHNAELIVMHMLELSESIFSTSGAEKSEETAFMLMVTNKEFEKFLDKSYLEDITVTPVIKHHKVLKEVSEIASHEKADLIVMGSRGHSDHDGVFTGSNTEKVVRYSDTPVLVVKSKPDSINFNNVVLGCDFSDESVSAVKNALETLNKLADKVTLLHVNLPNLSFLSTDEINEKVEEFLKLSKLNTKNVNIAYTADHMVEDGVLNYAKRESADAVSIITHGRTGLSHFFGGSISEDLVNHSKLPVITFKL; from the coding sequence ATGAAAAAAATTATAATTCCAGTAGATTTCTCTCAACATTCAGAATACGCATTAGAAACTGGCGCTATGCTAGCTAAGCAGCACAATGCAGAGCTTATTGTTATGCACATGCTAGAATTGTCCGAATCTATTTTTTCTACATCAGGAGCTGAAAAAAGTGAGGAAACTGCATTTATGCTTATGGTAACCAATAAAGAATTCGAAAAATTCCTGGATAAATCTTATTTAGAGGATATTACGGTAACACCAGTAATTAAGCATCATAAAGTACTAAAAGAAGTTTCTGAAATTGCTAGTCATGAAAAAGCAGACCTAATTGTCATGGGATCCAGAGGTCATAGTGACCATGATGGAGTATTTACAGGTTCTAATACAGAAAAAGTGGTGCGTTATAGTGATACTCCGGTCTTAGTCGTTAAGTCCAAACCTGATTCTATTAACTTTAATAACGTTGTACTTGGTTGTGACTTTAGCGATGAAAGTGTATCTGCAGTTAAAAATGCATTAGAAACACTAAATAAATTAGCAGATAAAGTAACATTATTGCATGTTAACCTTCCAAACTTAAGTTTCTTAAGCACAGACGAGATTAATGAAAAAGTAGAAGAATTTTTAAAATTGTCTAAGCTAAACACAAAAAATGTAAATATCGCTTACACAGCAGACCATATGGTAGAAGATGGTGTTTTAAACTACGCTAAAAGAGAGAGCGCAGATGCTGTTTCTATAATAACGCATGGTAGAACCGGTCTAAGTCATTTCTTTGGTGGTAGTATTTCTGAAGACTTGGTAAACCATTCAAAATTACCAGTTATTACTTTTAAGCTTTAA
- a CDS encoding PID-CTERM protein-sorting domain-containing protein, which yields MKNSKKRISRAIGTMVIVCALFMSTDINAQGPPGGATDTQDVPLDGGLIALVIGAAAFGVKKLRDNLK from the coding sequence ATGAAGAATTCTAAAAAACGAATTTCTAGAGCCATAGGTACAATGGTTATAGTATGTGCGTTGTTTATGTCTACGGACATAAACGCACAAGGACCTCCAGGAGGAGCGACTGATACACAGGATGTTCCCTTAGATGGTGGCCTAATTGCCTTGGTAATTGGTGCTGCAGCGTTTGGAGTTAAAAAATTACGAGATAATTTGAAGTAA
- a CDS encoding T9SS type A sorting domain-containing protein yields MKKIIYACVALLAFCWQSNAQLVNDLCSGASIIACGDTVSGTNVGATDGDGVAGDGCGTSTTAVGVWYAFTGTGDTVTASTCDQADFDTEITVYTGVCGDLTCLGNNDDGSGCGGFTSAFEFNSEVGTTYYIYVSGFGAGTGTFDLSITCVEPQPAQPQDMCSTAESIVPGTYTTTINDGSGSANMTLPSGLDAAWFAYTATEDGTIDVSACGSGVDTDLAVGTGPCEDLSNIQASDDTAGCTAFSSEILGYPVVAGQTYYIEWSNEWDSGPFEWTLTFTAPPECVSPTIDSATVVETCSEVDGTGTFNVEVVVSDAGSAGTVISDGTNTYPVVAGTVVAGPYNSGDTVNLTVDATDDACDADLGEFTFTCPQPAPGNDQCANAAMVACGDTVMGSTANATNTAGNDSNDVFYSLSGTADGEEVTVSLCGSSFDTILTVLDGCDGTVVASNDDSCSLQSEVTFTSDGATTYIILVEGFFSTFSGTGASGDYTLAVTCIPPPECVSPTIDSATVAETCSEVDGTGTFNVEVVVSDAGSAGTVISDGTNTYPVVAGTVVAGPYNSGDTVNLTVDATDDACDADLGEFTFTCPQPAPGNDLCANAAMVACGDTVMGSTANATNTAGNDSNDVFYSLSGTADGEEVTVSLCGSSFDTILTVLDGCDGTVVASNDDSCSLQSEVTFTSDGATTYIILVEGFFSTFSGTGASGDYTLAVTCIPPPECVSPTIDSATVAETCSEVDGTGTFNVEVVVSDAGSAGTVISDGTNTYPVVAGTVVAGPYNSGDTVNLTVDATDDACDADLGEFTFTCPQPAPGNDLCANAAMVACGDTVMGSTANATNTAGNDSNDVFYSLSGTADGEEVTVSLCGSSFDTILTVLDGCDGTVVASNDDSCSLQSEVTFTSDGATTYIILVEGFFSTFSGTGASGDYTLAVTCIPPPECVSPTIDSATVVETCSEVDGTGTFNVEVVVSDAGSAGTVISDGTNTYPVVAGTVVAGPYNSGDTVNLTVDATDDACDADLGEFTFTCPQPAPGNDLCANAAMVACGDTVMGDTTDATSDSEQSYCGTSAPSSSNGGVWYSFMGDGSDVTFDLSGSSFDTKIFVYTGVCDDLTCLDGDDDGGDSTTSSITISSMTGTTYYVYVTGFGTNRGAYTMSVSCEVPPQAPDNDLCMDAEMISCGETVSGTNVNATDGDGVAADGCGTSSSAVGVWYAYMGTGDTVTASVCDAANFDTEITVYTGVCDDLTCLGNNDDGSGCGGFTSEFTFDSEVGTTYYIYVSGFGAATGDFDLSITCETPDPCAGPLPQLTWTGTMDTNWENTGNWDNNEAPGLMVFADVTISMGAPNYPVLTGGQDLYISECSTVTVEDGASLNVSPNVEVTNDGVVSNDGTVTFESDATGSAYIGSGMGMFMGDFTVERYIPAKRAYRQLGTPVTTSTPISDNWQQDTHITGPAGNTDGFDVTFTGNPSAYIFDNVAYEYVELANTNATNLIPGTMYHILIRGDRNTDLGNNNATPSETTLNATGELTAENIGSQMISVNVPEQRFIAVGNPFQAQIDMNTVLTTGSTNINPNFYWVWDPTLGTRGAYTAVVAASGVASTTGSDANQYLQAGQAGWVYTAGAGQSSVIFDQTSKNNSGLETSTFTDNGASTSLSQLRLSLYESSAFANNDTATDGVLILFGANGNNGIDANDALSITNLDENFTTINNGELLSIENRAMPQETEEIQLEINTYRSTNYTIVAEGISIEGVTPYLYDNYTGAYTEIPQTGSVNYSYVVEAGIASSSANDRFKVVFFQSTLSTGSFDLDGIKLYPNPTNIGKFYLNVPLGMDDLEVTIYDVLGTRLYNKTGFNAGSRITVEAGSDFSMGTYFVELSSKGRTTTKKLIIN; encoded by the coding sequence ATGAAAAAAATTATTTATGCATGTGTTGCTTTGCTTGCGTTTTGTTGGCAAAGTAATGCCCAATTAGTAAACGATTTGTGTTCAGGAGCTTCAATTATTGCCTGCGGCGATACTGTAAGTGGTACCAATGTGGGTGCAACAGACGGAGATGGAGTGGCTGGAGACGGTTGTGGAACATCGACTACAGCAGTAGGCGTATGGTATGCTTTTACAGGAACAGGAGATACAGTCACTGCTTCAACTTGTGATCAAGCAGATTTCGATACAGAAATTACAGTATATACTGGAGTATGTGGCGATCTCACTTGTTTGGGTAACAACGATGATGGATCGGGATGTGGTGGATTTACATCAGCGTTTGAATTTAACTCAGAGGTAGGAACTACTTACTATATATATGTAAGTGGTTTTGGCGCTGGTACCGGAACATTTGATTTAAGTATAACATGCGTAGAACCACAGCCAGCACAGCCGCAGGATATGTGTTCTACTGCAGAATCTATAGTTCCTGGCACGTATACAACGACAATTAATGATGGTTCGGGTAGTGCCAACATGACATTACCAAGCGGTTTAGATGCAGCATGGTTTGCGTATACAGCTACTGAAGACGGTACAATTGATGTATCGGCTTGTGGTAGTGGTGTTGATACTGATCTAGCTGTGGGTACAGGGCCATGTGAGGATTTAAGCAATATTCAAGCATCTGATGACACCGCAGGATGTACTGCTTTTTCATCAGAGATATTAGGTTATCCTGTAGTTGCGGGTCAGACCTATTATATAGAATGGTCAAATGAATGGGACTCAGGGCCGTTTGAGTGGACATTAACATTTACGGCACCACCAGAGTGTGTATCACCAACAATAGACAGTGCTACGGTAGTAGAGACGTGTAGCGAGGTTGATGGCACAGGCACGTTCAACGTAGAGGTTGTTGTATCCGATGCAGGATCAGCAGGAACTGTGATCAGCGATGGTACAAATACATATCCAGTAGTAGCAGGCACTGTAGTGGCAGGACCCTACAACAGTGGTGATACAGTGAACTTAACTGTAGATGCGACGGATGATGCCTGTGATGCAGATCTAGGGGAGTTTACGTTTACCTGTCCACAACCAGCACCAGGTAACGACCAATGTGCAAATGCAGCGATGGTCGCCTGTGGTGATACCGTAATGGGCTCAACGGCCAACGCTACAAATACGGCAGGCAACGATTCTAACGACGTATTCTATTCTTTATCAGGTACAGCCGATGGAGAAGAAGTCACGGTAAGTTTATGTGGTTCTTCATTCGATACCATATTAACCGTATTGGATGGATGCGACGGAACCGTAGTTGCCTCAAATGACGATTCATGTTCACTTCAGTCAGAAGTAACTTTTACATCAGATGGTGCTACGACGTATATCATTTTAGTAGAAGGATTCTTTAGTACGTTCAGCGGCACAGGTGCTTCTGGCGACTATACCTTGGCAGTAACATGTATACCACCACCAGAGTGTGTATCACCAACAATAGACAGTGCTACGGTAGCAGAGACGTGTAGCGAGGTTGATGGCACAGGCACGTTCAACGTAGAGGTTGTTGTATCCGATGCAGGATCAGCAGGAACTGTGATCAGCGATGGTACAAATACATATCCAGTAGTAGCGGGCACTGTAGTGGCAGGACCCTACAACAGTGGTGATACGGTGAACTTAACTGTAGATGCGACGGATGATGCCTGTGATGCAGATCTAGGGGAGTTTACGTTTACCTGTCCACAACCAGCACCAGGTAATGACCTATGTGCAAATGCAGCGATGGTCGCCTGTGGTGATACCGTAATGGGCTCAACGGCCAACGCTACAAATACGGCAGGCAACGATTCTAACGACGTATTCTATTCTTTATCAGGTACAGCCGATGGAGAAGAAGTCACGGTAAGTTTATGTGGTTCCTCATTCGATACCATATTAACCGTATTGGATGGATGCGACGGAACCGTAGTTGCCTCAAATGACGATTCATGTTCACTTCAGTCAGAAGTAACTTTTACATCAGATGGTGCTACGACGTATATCATTTTAGTAGAAGGATTCTTTAGTACGTTTAGCGGCACAGGTGCTTCGGGCGACTATACTTTGGCAGTAACATGTATACCACCACCAGAGTGTGTATCACCAACAATAGACAGTGCTACGGTAGCAGAGACGTGTAGTGAGGTTGATGGCACAGGCACGTTCAACGTAGAGGTTGTTGTATCCGATGCAGGATCAGCAGGAACTGTGATCAGCGATGGTACAAATACATATCCAGTAGTAGCGGGCACTGTAGTGGCAGGACCCTACAACAGTGGTGATACGGTGAACTTAACTGTAGATGCGACGGATGATGCCTGTGATGCAGATCTAGGGGAGTTTACGTTTACCTGTCCACAACCAGCACCAGGTAATGACCTATGTGCAAATGCAGCGATGGTCGCCTGTGGTGATACCGTAATGGGCTCAACGGCCAACGCTACAAATACGGCAGGCAACGATTCTAACGACGTATTCTATTCTTTATCAGGTACAGCCGATGGAGAAGAAGTCACGGTAAGTTTATGTGGTTCCTCATTCGATACCATATTAACCGTATTGGATGGATGCGACGGAACCGTAGTTGCCTCAAATGACGATTCATGTTCACTTCAGTCAGAAGTAACTTTTACATCAGATGGTGCTACGACGTATATCATTTTAGTAGAAGGATTCTTTAGTACGTTTAGCGGCACAGGTGCTTCGGGCGACTATACTTTGGCAGTAACATGTATACCACCACCAGAGTGTGTGTCACCAACAATAGACAGTGCTACGGTAGTAGAGACGTGTAGTGAGGTTGATGGCACAGGCACGTTCAACGTAGAGGTTGTTGTATCCGATGCAGGATCAGCAGGAACAGTGATCAGCGATGGTACAAATACATATCCAGTAGTGGCAGGCACTGTAGTGGCAGGACCCTACAACAGTGGTGATACGGTGAACTTAACTGTAGATGCGACGGATGATGCCTGTGATGCAGATCTAGGGGAGTTTACGTTTACCTGTCCACAACCAGCACCAGGTAATGACCTATGTGCAAATGCAGCGATGGTCGCCTGTGGTGATACGGTAATGGGTGATACTACTGATGCAACTTCAGATTCGGAACAATCATATTGCGGTACTAGTGCACCAAGTTCTTCTAATGGTGGAGTATGGTATTCATTTATGGGTGACGGAAGTGATGTAACATTTGATCTTTCTGGGTCGTCTTTTGATACGAAGATTTTTGTTTATACGGGAGTTTGTGACGACTTAACATGTTTAGATGGTGATGATGATGGTGGTGATAGTACAACGTCATCAATCACAATATCATCTATGACAGGAACAACATATTACGTGTATGTTACAGGTTTTGGTACAAATAGAGGAGCTTATACTATGAGTGTCTCTTGTGAAGTACCTCCACAAGCACCAGATAATGATTTATGTATGGATGCTGAGATGATTTCATGTGGCGAAACAGTAAGTGGAACTAATGTAAATGCTACAGACGGAGATGGTGTAGCAGCCGATGGTTGTGGAACGTCTAGTTCTGCGGTAGGTGTATGGTATGCCTATATGGGAACTGGCGATACAGTAACGGCTTCAGTATGTGACGCAGCTAATTTTGATACAGAAATAACAGTTTATACTGGTGTCTGTGATGATCTTACTTGTTTAGGAAATAATGATGATGGTTCGGGATGTGGTGGATTTACATCAGAGTTTACATTTGATTCTGAAGTAGGAACCACCTATTATATTTATGTAAGCGGTTTTGGTGCTGCAACAGGTGATTTTGATTTAAGTATAACTTGTGAAACACCAGATCCATGTGCTGGTCCATTACCACAATTAACGTGGACAGGGACTATGGATACCAATTGGGAAAATACAGGTAACTGGGATAATAATGAAGCGCCAGGCTTAATGGTGTTTGCAGATGTAACTATTTCGATGGGAGCACCTAATTATCCAGTGTTAACAGGAGGACAAGATTTATATATCTCTGAGTGTTCTACGGTAACTGTAGAAGATGGAGCATCTTTAAATGTCAGTCCAAATGTAGAAGTTACTAATGACGGTGTTGTTTCTAATGATGGTACAGTAACTTTTGAGTCTGATGCAACAGGTTCTGCTTACATTGGATCAGGAATGGGTATGTTTATGGGTGATTTCACTGTGGAACGCTATATTCCTGCGAAAAGAGCTTATCGCCAATTAGGTACTCCAGTTACAACAAGTACACCTATATCTGATAATTGGCAGCAAGATACCCATATTACTGGCCCAGCAGGTAATACAGATGGATTTGATGTAACGTTTACAGGAAACCCTTCGGCCTATATTTTTGATAACGTAGCTTATGAATATGTAGAGTTGGCTAATACAAATGCCACTAATTTAATTCCTGGTACCATGTATCATATCTTGATAAGAGGAGATAGAAATACAGATTTAGGGAATAATAATGCTACACCATCAGAGACTACATTAAATGCCACAGGTGAGTTAACAGCTGAAAATATTGGATCTCAAATGATTTCAGTAAATGTTCCTGAACAACGATTTATTGCAGTTGGTAATCCGTTCCAGGCGCAGATTGATATGAATACTGTGTTAACGACAGGTTCTACAAATATTAACCCTAATTTCTATTGGGTTTGGGACCCTACGTTGGGTACCAGAGGAGCATATACAGCTGTTGTCGCAGCTTCAGGTGTTGCTTCTACAACAGGATCTGATGCTAATCAATACTTACAGGCAGGACAAGCTGGTTGGGTTTATACAGCTGGTGCAGGACAGTCGTCTGTAATCTTTGACCAAACCAGTAAGAATAATTCTGGTTTAGAAACTTCAACATTTACGGATAATGGTGCAAGTACAAGTCTAAGTCAATTGCGTTTATCTTTATATGAAAGTAGTGCATTTGCTAATAACGACACAGCTACTGATGGTGTGTTAATATTATTTGGCGCTAATGGAAATAATGGTATAGATGCTAACGATGCATTAAGCATTACAAACTTAGACGAGAATTTTACAACCATTAATAACGGCGAATTGCTAAGTATAGAAAACAGAGCAATGCCGCAGGAAACAGAAGAAATTCAATTGGAGATTAATACTTATAGAAGTACAAATTATACGATTGTAGCTGAGGGTATATCAATAGAAGGTGTAACACCTTACTTATACGATAATTACACTGGTGCATATACTGAGATTCCTCAGACGGGTTCTGTTAACTATAGCTATGTTGTAGAAGCTGGTATTGCATCTTCATCTGCTAATGATCGTTTTAAAGTTGTATTTTTCCAATCAACTTTATCAACCGGTAGTTTTGATTTAGATGGTATTAAGCTCTATCCTAATCCAACTAACATTGGTAAATTCTATTTAAACGTTCCACTAGGTATGGATGACCTAGAAGTTACAATTTATGATGTTTTAGGAACTAGATTATATAACAAAACAGGATTTAATGCTGGTAGTAGAATTACAGTTGAGGCTGGTTCTGACTTTAGTATGGGAACCTATTTTGTAGAGTTGAGTTCTAAAGGTAGAACAACAACCAAAAAGTTAATTATTAATTAA
- a CDS encoding quinone-dependent dihydroorotate dehydrogenase — protein MYKAIIRPILFWFDPERVHHFTFSLIRTISKVPGFKSLFKKLYLVEDKKLERELFGLTFKNPVGLAAGFDKDAKLYNELSNFGFGFIEIGTLTPKPQDGNPKKRLFRLKEDSAIINRMGFNNGGVEEAVERLKKNKGVLIGGNIGKNKITPNEDAVKDYKICFNALFDYVDYFVVNVSSPNTPNLRALQDKEPLTELLKALQVLNFQKPESKPILLKIAPDLTNEQLDDIIDIVKTTKIDGVIATNTTISREGLQSKNKSEIGGMSGKPLKSRSTEVIKYLAEKSNKAFPIVGVGGIHSAEDALEKLEAGADLVQLYTGFIYEGPKLVASINKALLHKA, from the coding sequence ATGTATAAAGCTATTATAAGACCAATTCTGTTCTGGTTCGATCCAGAAAGAGTGCACCATTTTACATTTTCTTTAATAAGAACCATTTCAAAAGTACCAGGCTTTAAAAGTTTGTTTAAAAAGTTGTATTTAGTTGAAGATAAAAAGCTTGAGCGAGAGCTTTTTGGCTTAACCTTTAAAAATCCTGTTGGTCTTGCTGCAGGTTTTGATAAGGATGCAAAGCTCTATAATGAGCTTTCTAATTTTGGTTTTGGGTTTATTGAAATAGGTACACTAACACCAAAACCTCAAGATGGAAATCCTAAAAAACGTTTGTTTAGATTAAAAGAAGACTCAGCTATTATTAATAGAATGGGTTTTAATAATGGAGGAGTAGAAGAGGCAGTTGAGCGACTAAAAAAGAATAAAGGAGTATTAATTGGTGGTAATATTGGTAAGAATAAGATAACACCCAATGAAGATGCAGTAAAAGATTATAAAATTTGCTTTAATGCTTTGTTTGATTATGTAGACTATTTTGTGGTTAATGTAAGTTCACCAAATACCCCAAATCTAAGAGCGCTTCAAGATAAAGAACCATTAACTGAATTACTTAAAGCCTTGCAAGTACTTAATTTTCAGAAGCCAGAGAGTAAACCTATCTTATTAAAAATAGCTCCAGATCTTACAAACGAGCAATTAGATGATATTATTGATATTGTAAAAACTACTAAAATAGATGGAGTAATAGCTACGAATACAACTATTTCTCGTGAAGGTTTACAAAGCAAAAATAAATCTGAAATTGGAGGTATGAGTGGTAAACCTTTAAAATCGCGCTCAACAGAAGTGATTAAATATTTGGCTGAAAAAAGTAATAAGGCATTTCCTATTGTTGGTGTAGGAGGTATTCACTCCGCAGAAGATGCCTTAGAGAAATTAGAAGCTGGTGCCGATTTGGTACAGCTGTACACAGGTTTTATTTATGAAGGCCCAAAACTAGTTGCTTCTATAAACAAGGCTTTGCTTCATAAAGCTTAA
- a CDS encoding T9SS type A sorting domain-containing protein: MKILSYIIFTVLVILFNVSVYAIDSKNLKKEKLEDSTISNCQSSSSLNNNLNIDNRKEQINTKPNNLTSLGQLRLSLYESSALANNEAAADGVLILFDSNGNNDVDANDAPDIPNLDENFSTNNNGVLLSIESRAAPVDLEEIQLEVNTYRSTSYTIVAEGISIQNAIAFLYDDFTGISTEIPQSGTISYNYSINTSDAQSLASDRFRIVFDVETLSDSISSLEEISIYPNPTRLGKFYLYIPSEIHNLNISIYNILGTKLYAVNRVLQDRTITIVTDDVLSAGTYIVELKSQGKTIVKKLIVL, from the coding sequence ATGAAGATACTATCCTATATAATTTTTACTGTACTCGTTATTCTCTTTAATGTAAGCGTGTACGCAATAGATTCGAAAAATTTAAAAAAAGAAAAGCTAGAAGATAGTACAATATCTAACTGCCAATCAAGTTCTAGTTTAAATAATAATTTGAATATTGATAATCGTAAAGAACAAATAAACACAAAACCTAATAACTTAACGAGTTTAGGTCAATTGCGATTATCGCTCTACGAGAGCAGTGCACTAGCCAATAACGAAGCCGCTGCAGATGGTGTTTTAATTTTATTTGATTCAAATGGTAACAATGACGTCGATGCTAATGATGCACCAGACATTCCTAATCTAGATGAAAACTTTTCAACTAATAATAATGGTGTACTGTTAAGTATAGAAAGTAGAGCAGCGCCAGTAGATCTCGAAGAAATTCAGTTAGAAGTTAATACCTATCGAAGTACAAGCTATACTATAGTAGCTGAGGGTATCTCTATACAAAATGCAATCGCGTTTTTATATGATGATTTTACAGGAATTAGTACTGAAATACCACAAAGTGGCACAATCAGTTATAATTATTCCATCAACACTAGTGATGCTCAGTCCCTTGCTAGTGACAGATTTAGGATAGTTTTTGATGTTGAAACACTATCAGATAGTATAAGCAGTTTAGAAGAGATATCAATATATCCCAATCCTACTAGACTAGGTAAATTCTACTTATATATTCCATCAGAAATACATAATCTTAACATTTCAATATACAATATATTAGGCACTAAGCTTTACGCTGTTAACCGCGTTTTACAAGACCGAACTATAACAATAGTTACTGATGACGTGTTAAGTGCAGGTACCTACATTGTGGAGTTAAAGTCTCAAGGAAAAACAATTGTAAAAAAACTAATAGTACTTTGA